The following are encoded together in the Chanodichthys erythropterus isolate Z2021 chromosome 16, ASM2448905v1, whole genome shotgun sequence genome:
- the si:dkey-94e7.2 gene encoding retinol dehydrogenase 12, producing MSNIYTLRELFGGQWSSDAQLDGKTVIITGANTGIGKETTRDLAKRGTRIIMACRDIEKAERAQKEIMEESGNQNIVIRKLDLSDTKSIREFAEVINNEERALHILINNAGIMMCPYSKTADGFEMQFGVNHLGHFLLTFLLIDLLKRSAPSRIITLSSMAHSWGTIALDDINSERNYHSRRAYGQSKLANILFTRSLAKKLKDTGVTAYAVHPGIVRTELKRHMNLGLLIMWKVVRPFTKTPVQGAQTTIYCAVQPELDTESGGYYSNCRPSRCTRAARDDEMAEKLWELSCRMLGILWD from the exons ATGTCCAACATATACACTCTAAG AGAACTTTTCGGTGGCCAGTGGTCATCTGATGCACAACTTGATGGCAAAACAGTCATTATCACTGGAGCAAATACTGGCATTGGAAAAGAAACCACAAGAGACCTGGCAAAACGCG GGACCAGGATAATAATGGCTTGCAGAGACATTGAAAAAGCAGAAAGAGCACAGAAAGAGATAATGGAGGAATCAGGAAACCAAAACATAGTGATCAGAAAACTAGACTTGTCTGACACCAAGTCAATAAGAGAATTTGCTGAGGTTATCAACAATG AGGAGAGAGCACTTCACATACTCATTAACAATGCTGGGATCATGATGTGTCCCTACTCTAAAACAGCAGATGGTTTTGAGATGCAGTTTGGTGTCAACCACTTAG GTCACTTCCTGTTAACCTTCCTGCTGATTGATCTGCTGAAGAGATCCGCCCCCTCAAGAATCATCACCCTTTCCTCCATGGCTCATAGTTGGGGCACTATAGCACTTGATGATATCAACAGTGAGAGGAATTACCACAGTAGGAGGGCATATGGTCAGAGTAAATTGGCTAACATCCTTTTCACTCGTTCCTTGGCCAAAAAACTCAAGG ACACAGGTGTCACAGCATATGCAGTCCATCCAGGAATTGTGCGAACAGAACTTAAAAGACATATGAATCTTGGGCTTCTAATAATGTGGAAAGTCGTCAGACCTTTCACAAAGACCCCAGTGCAGGGAGCACAAACTACCATCTACTGTGCAGTACAACCAGAATTAGACACAGAGAGTGGTGGTTACTACAG CAACTGCAGACCTTCAAGATGCACCAGAGCTGCTAGAGATGATGAAATGGCTGAGAAACTTTGGGAGCTCAGCTGCAGGATGCTGGGAATACTCTGGGATTGA